In the genome of Pogona vitticeps strain Pit_001003342236 chromosome 13, PviZW2.1, whole genome shotgun sequence, the window AGTCCTTAAAGGTTGACAAGGCCTTGGGGGGGAATAATGAGAAGAATTTTACAGAGGAGGTTTATGACAGCTCCCAGGTAGCCTTTACCACAGCAGAGACAAAGGGTTCTCTGAAAACGACCGGCTCAGTAAGTTACAACTCCAAACCCAACATCTCCGTGGCCACATCGAGCTCGGAGGCCACCAGTTTCAGCTGCTATTCGAACGCCACCGCCAATTCGGTAGGTTCTGAAAACGCCATGGAGAATTTCGACTGGCCAGATGAAAACCTCAGTGACACGTGGAAAGAGCTGGGCTCAAGCCTCCAAGCCTCCGACCTTTCCAAGAGTCTGTTCTCCAGCAAACTGAGCGAGACTtcggaagagaaaaaaaatgtgtgctgCCTGAGCCTTTGTGAAACAGAGGAGCTGGCTGGGGCCGAGCAAATGGAAGgctttgagcagcagcagcagcaacagcaacagcccGACAAAAGGGACAACGTAACGTACGACGAGGCCACCAGAGCCGACAGCGAACGATGGCTAGAGGACACCGCCAGGCACTCTTGTTCAGGAGAAGACTTCAGTGAACTCCCAATGATGTCCTCCCCGGACCTTAAAGAATCGGATTTGGAGCCAGAAGAGTATTCGTCTCTCTGCGAACTGGCTGGTTCCGAGCCAAAGTCCATGACCTACGATGCATTCACACCTAAGCCGGCGGAAAACGCTCCAGCTCTTTCCTTCCAAGACACGCCAGGTTCAGCTGAAGAAACCGCACACCCAGTTGAGAAAGAGAGCACGGGTTCTTTCCGTTTGTCCGATCCATCCGTTATCCTCTTAGGCCCAACGGTGGGCACAGAGACAAAAGTGAAGAGTTGGTTCGAATCTTCTCTGCCTCACCTGAAGCCTACCGAGGAAATTGCTGGAGAAGGAAATGCCTTTCCGGATAAGGCAGAGGCGCCGGCTGCCTTACCAGCGAAAAGACAGGTTTCACCAGAAAAGATGCCAATCGTATCTGAACCAACGTCCAGAGGCAAAAGTCTTCGCAGTAAGAAAGTATACTGCAGGCTCTCTGGGGGAGAAGAACCCATCCAGCCCATATCGAGCCCATGTACAGGCATCCAGGCGGCTGGCATGGTGGCCAACATGTGCGCTGGGCCAAACAATCTGATGGAAATGCCAAGCAAGAACCCTCACGGCCAGACACCCAGGTTTCCAGCCGAAGGATTACCTGCAAGGATGTGCACCCGCTCGTTGACTGCATTGACCGAACCGAGGATGCTGGATCCTCTGGAGGGGGCAAAGGCTTCGACCCCTCAAGATAAGTTGCGCAAGAAGCCGGTTTGCGTTCTGAAACAGAGGGCTGCGTTCAAGTCCAGAAAGCCTGGTGGTAAACCGTCCCCAAAGCCCAGCCACCCGGCTCCTCCGGGGTTGTCGACTCTGGCCCCGATCGAAGACCCTCTTGGTCATAAGATCAAAGAAGCTGATTCTGTGGAAGCGGAAGTGAAAGATCAACAGTCGATGATCCTTCGCTCCAGGACCCGGACCCAGGAGGTCTTGTACACAAAGAGGCGAAGAGAGAAAAACATGGTGGACACTGAGGTCAAGAATTCCAAACTACCTAGGAACGCTTTCCCGAATAACCACCTGCCGGGTTCCTTCAAGATCGGCTCCCAAAGCAAGTCTGAGAAAGATAGCAAACTGGGTAAACGAGTGAAGCTCTCTAAAACCAGGCCAGACCTGGGTAGCAGGATGCCCGAACCATCGCTTCATGCCCTGAAAAGAAAGTCGGCCTTCATCCCCCCGGTTCCGGCGAAAAAGCGGAACCTGGTTCTGAGGAGCACCAGCCACAGCAGCAGTACGAGTAGCATGAAGGACGAGAAGCCAGAGGTTTCCCCTGGACTGTTCAAGAGGATGCCCCTGTCGGCCCAGAAGGCGAAAGTGAAGCCACTGACCAAGAATTCCTGTGAAGCCCTGCTGAAGGCCGCTCAGGTGAAAGAAAACCCTGGCAGTGTCTGCCTCAAAATCACCTCTCGGGCTGCCTTCCAGGGAACGGTGAAGACCAAAGTGCTCCCCCCAAGGAAGGGCAGAGGCTTAAAGCTGGAAGCCATCGTCCAGAAGATCACCTCCCCCAATCTGAAGAAGTTTGCCTGCAAAACGCCGGCCGTCGCCCTCGCGTCCGCTGTCCTCACCACGGCCACCACCTCCCACAGTAATCCTCTCAGCCCTTCCCTACCGGAGAGGGAGCAAACCGCCAAGAATGCCGGCGTAACCCCGGCTGCCGTGGGGGAAGCTCGGCCATTAAACCAGGCCTTGTCACAAAAGGCTCCCGCCGCTCCGGCAGCCGAGCAATTATGCAGGAACCCGAACAACAGATCCTTCAGAGGAAAACTAATGAACAGTAAGAAACTGTCCTCCAACTGTTTCAAGGGTGAGGCCTATTCATCTCCCGAGGCATTGCAGCACGGCAGCGACGGCATGGCTGCCAGCGGCATCGCCCTGCTGCCCAAGAAAAGAAACCGAAAGGGGAAAGCGGCCGCCTTCCGGGGAGCCAAAAATAGCTTGGAGACTTGCCCTCACCTGAGCCCGACGACGACGCTGCTTCTGGCATCCCGAGAGAAGTCTGCGGCGGCGGTTGCAACGGCAGCGGGCGATTCCGGGAAAGGCGAAGAAGgacaaagggaagggaaaaagccAAAGGGTGAAGACAAAGGCTTTGGCAATGCCGAGAACTCGGAAAGGAGGCCCTCGCAGGCCCAAACCCGGGGGCACAAGCAGCGAGCCAACCATTCAAACTATAACGGCTACACAAAGAGACAAAGGAAGCACCTCAGCCGCCGGAAGGCCCAGGGCGTGCCGTCGCGGTGTAAGAGCAGGTCCAAAAGGCGGCACATGCAACAGGCCCCTCTGCTGAGCCCGGCCGAACCCGAAATCCGGCTCAAGTACGTGTCGTGCAAGCGGCTGCGGACGGACAGCCGGGCACCCCCTTTCGCCCCTTACGTCTGGATGGAGAAGCAGGGTGAGTTCGTCACCACCTGCACCGTCGTCAACTTCCCCGCCGAAGAGGCCCGGCTCCACAGCGAGCAGTGCTCGTCCTCTCTGTCCGCCCAGACCGGGCACTTCGGCGCCACATGCCTGCAGCCCCGAGCCATCCTACCTCTGTCGTCCACCATGCATCTCGGCCCCGTGGTCTCCAAGGCCCTCAACGCCACCTGCTTGGTTTGTTGCCTGTGCCGGAACCCCGCCAACTACAAAGACCAAGGGGATCTCTGCGGGCCCTATTACCCTGAGGACTGCTTGCCCAAAAAGAAGTCGAGGCTGAAAGAGAAGATCAAAGTGGAGGGGATGGGCGAGGAGCCTCCTTCGCCTGCTCCGGCGGAGAGACTGTTCAAAGCGACGGATAATAATTGTGCGACGGGCGCGTTGGGTGGAAAGCCGCCAAGGTTGGACGGTGGCGCTGAGTCAGCGAAACAGAGCGCACTCCGCTCCAGTTCGAGGGGAATGTTTAGGAAACTACAGAGCTGCTACTGCTGCGATGAGAGGACAGAGGgagaggaggcggcagcagcagcagcagccgccaccGCGGAGAAACCCAGGAGGCACGAATGTGGCAAATTTGAGTCGCCGGCGGCGGATCCCGTCGGAGATACGCAGGAGCACTGGGTTCACGAGGCCTGCGCTATATGGACATCTGGGGTTTACCTGGTGGCAGGGAAGCTCTACGGACTGCAGGAGGCAATAAAGATGGCTGCTGACGTGGTAAGAGTCTCTCCCTTCACGTCCGCTGTTTTGGGAGGAGTAGCCCACGGGCTGAGAAACCACTGAGCCACTTAGTATTCAAGCCAAGTCAAGAGTGCTTCACAAAGGAGGAACAACAGCTTAGGCCCTGGGTCGGGGGAGGGAAAGGGTGGAGAGGGAACGAGGGGATCAAGTGAGGAAGTCGATGCTACGTCACTTGGGTGCACATGGAGGTATTTTGCTTCGGTTTGCAAGCGGTGGTAGGCAGGGAATACTTCTGGCAGCCTCGCAGTCCATTCCAGCCGACCAGTTGTATGTTAGCTACGAGGGCGGGGGGCTTTTATTTGGGGATTCAGTCCACATTGAGTCAGattggggtgttttgttttttaatcctgAAAACACCAGAGACTTCCATAAAAATGTAAGAAGACCTTTGCTACAGTAAGCGGAAGATCAGAGCTCTATACACTTCCCCAGGAGTTACTGGCTCTAGAGAGCAGACATGGTTAATAATTTGGTACACATTCGCTTCATTAATCTCTGGTTTCCTGCCACTAACCGTGGCCACAACGGGATGAACTATTTTGATTTTTTGCATCTGGCACCCCTGAACTGACTGATACCCGGATTTTGCTCGCCTGGGGAAAAGGCCTAGCTTAAAGGCTTTATGGCTTAGCCTAGGCTGAACAACAGCCTAGCTTTCTGTTGGAAGAAGAAGCCTCCCAGCAAGCATATTTGCAGGCATCCTTTTCTAACAGGAAATTAAGACCAGAAAAAGGACTATGCTAGGCCACGAAGCCTTTAAGGCTAGGCCTTTCCTTCAGGTGAGCAAAATCTGGGTATCTGTAGGCATGGATCTTGAGAACAaagaattctgggacctgtagtccaccAGAAATCCTGATAGCATGTTCCTGACTGTCTCATAGCTTCGGGTGTGGTGTTTTTCGTGCCACAGTCTGTAATCCATTTGCTGCCAGTCTAGGAATGTAAATTCATGTTTTCATCATGCTCACACATGCAACCACATTTTACCCCTCACCTAAGAGGGAGCTAGATAGTTTCTTTTGATCTCCACAGCAGTTATGATACTTGCAGCAAATAGCGTTGGGggcgtgtgtgcacgcacacaaacacaatcTACACAAAAGGGGTAGGTACAGCTTGTTAGTTTGTGTTCCCCGGCTCTTAAGAATGAGAAGTTCCAGATTTGTTGTTAGTCCATTTATGGACCATCACTCAGTCCTTCTGCGGTCGCTTTTTGTGtgagctttgcttctcaaaaagagaaaggatgttggtttttttgcattttgtgcaaatcgAAGGGACCCTGATGGGGTAGAAAAGAGCTCCTTGTCTCACTCTTAGACTGAAGGTGAAAAATCTCACAGGATTTCCAGGCTGCTCGTCAAGGTGCCTGGAGGCAGCCTAAATCAACAACCATGAGGAATCTGGGGATTATTCTTCCCATCCCTCTGTCAGTCTCTTCCACCAAGCCCTGTTTCCATGACAAGAGAGGATGATCCTTCCTTTAATTTTTGGAGTATCACAGCTGgatagacgggggggggggagagagagaggttgaaCAAATAATAAAGAGGTTGATGAGagggatctgaaaaaaaaatgggcaGAATGCCTGGTGCTACTCTCAGGAAATTGAGGATGATGTGCTGATGGCTTGGTAACGTTTGCTCGCCATGTGGTGATCGGAAACTTTGCCTCTCGTTTGGAGAAGAAGAGAGCCCAGGCAATTTTTATTAAAACAGCTTGGCAGTAGCGAGAAGTTGAAAGCAACTGGGAGGGTATATCtaattacaaataattagttacatgaaatgtattcctttttcccccctccgaTAACAGAGGGACATTTGCATTGCATTCCAGTTCTAACGTATTGAGCAGGAACCTCCATTGATTGCTTCTAAAGTTACTTTCCCGGTTGAAGGAAAGCAGCCTCACTCGGTGGCGGAAGAGGAATTCCACCTGGTTCAAGCCACCTACTCCCTCGTGGGTGCTGGGATTGTGATGAGGTGGAtgggagaaaaatgtgttttgcaccaacaaaacaaacatgcaaacCGTGGTTGCAGTTTTGATGTTTGTTTGCAAAGTAACTATTTTCATTACTTTTGATAAGTGGGAAAGCAGTACAGTAAATCAGAAAGCAATCCCAGTTTCCACATCACCTTGAATATACATCGCTcttatctgattttggaagctaagcaagtTCAGACTTTTTTAGTCCTTTGATGGGGGAACCACCAGAGATTTCCAGATGGCATAAGGAAGATCCCTCTGTGACTCTTTATAGACCCCCATTAAGTTAAGACATGCTCATGTCCAAGGGCagcttcttgtttttaaaaaagtaattgtaATGACAACTAATTCCATTTGGGAATTGTAACTAGTTCCTTTTGGGAATTGTAACTAGTTCCACCTTTTCCAATTTGTCCCTGTTGTCTGATACAGAAGGGGCAACCTAGGGTCTCCGTTTGCACCTTCGCCTGCCCGAAACCGTGGTGCTGAATTTCACCTGCAAAATGGGAAAATTGGATTTAAGAGGAGATGGTCTGCTTGCTTTAAatgagggggaaggcaggggggTGGAGCAGCCCTGCCAAAGTAGCCCATCTCTGGGTTTAAAAGGGAGCTTTCAGAATTCATGCCGGTTGCTTCGGATGCTCTCCAGGGGCTACAGATTGCCCAGGTGGCCACTGATTGTGCTAGCTGAGACTAAGCAGACTTGTGGGTTATGGGTAAGGAACCTCACGGTGCAGAGGTTAAagtgcagtcctgcagtcaagactctgttcacaacctgagtttgatcccagtgggcttggttagctggctcaaggctcactcagccttccttccttccttccacggTTGGTAAATGGAGCACCCAGCTCCCTGGGGGAGGGGTGGCAAAGCGTAGTCTGCTTAATTAAGATGTAAACCATACATGGAGAGCGTTaagccggagacctaaaccagtgagctatccggCCGGCACAATAAAAGAAGGGCGTAGTAAATATTCTACAACCTCTCCTGATGGACCAGGTTTACATCTCACGAGGCAGGCTGTTGTGTTTCTGCCTAAAAAAGATTCAAGGGAGGGAGCCAGTGAAGTGGGTTCTGTTAATAATTCGGATAAAATGCAATGTTTGCAGAAGAGGGTGGGGGGGATGAACTGATACCACATTAATGGAGCAGGAAAGCCCGGTGCCGGCACGAGGGAAGACGACGGGAGAGCCGATCAATGCGGTTGAGGAGAGGGGCCACACCGACTGCAAAGAAACCACCCAGGGCTGGTAACCACTGCTTTGGAGTTGGGTTTTCTCCGGTCTCCATTTGCTATGCATCTGGAACGTTCCTCCACCAGAAAACCGTCCCTGCATCATTAATATCATCAAGCTATGAACGATGTGGTTCAGGCGGCGGGCCAGTCTGACAGGAGCCCCTTGATTTCCTTGACCCCAGGGCACAAAATGTGGCATATTTTCACCAAGGAGGTCTTCTTTTTTTGACACTAATCAACTATGTCAAGGGAATGCAATCCAAACAGCCTCAGCTCTTGGGATCTGCAGTGCCCAACGGAAGTCCTGGCTTTAAACCTCAGCTGGGAGAATCCGCTTGGATCCTTGCTTTCTGACTCTTCGCCATGTAGGTGAGAATCGTGGAAGCTTAGAACAGAATAGTATCATGacgttggaagggacctctaacACCGTCttgtccaacccccctgctcaagtcAAAGCaggtggctgtccaattttctcctggattcctccagcattggaacgctcactacctcctgaggtcctgggttcccttgtcgtactgctccaacagtcaagaaggttttccctgatattcagcctaaatctggcttcctgtagcttgagttcgttgttacatatcctgcactctgggagaacagatcctgcccctcctttgtaggacagccaagaatttgaaaagtgcttatgtcccctcagtcttcttttctgaaggctaaacatgctcagttctttcagtctttcctcctagggattggtttccagctccctgatcatccttgttgctcttctctaaacttgctccagtttgtcagcatccttcttaaagtgcagtatcCAGAATAGGACACAGGacactctagatgaggcctaaccggtgctgaatagaggagaggGTAGCACCTCATGGGTAAGAACTCTGCATGTGCACAAAGTGGGGGCAGAGAAGGGCTGTGCTTTGGTAGAGCGGTGTATGTCAAACCACACTGAATAGTAGCTCATTTTTGTGAGCTACTCCCAGGATAGGCTGAGATCTACAACAGACGCACCCTTTCTTAGAATACAGAAGCTGGTTATCTCTGCTGTAGTGTGGCCAGGAAGGGACAACCAATTAGGGGTGATGTAAACTGGAAGACATCCCCTTGTCTTCAAACTCTTTGTGCGCACAGCATCGTCCAATGCAAGCTGATAAGAAGAGCTACCTgtgcaaaataaatttaaaaagttgaTCTGACAGGGATTTCTCTtctgcctgcctttccccccctttttttttctccatctcccGCTGACCTCAGCGATGTTCCAGCTGCCAGCAAATTGGAGCCACAGTGAGCTGCTGCCACAAAGGATGTGGCCAGACCTTCCACTACACATGTGCCGTCGACACAGGTAAGGCTCTCTCCCCAGTGGGTGGATCGGGGGGACTGGAGTGGAAGCAGGGTCAGAGGGCTGAACTGTCTGTGGGATGAGATGATAAGAAAGGATCGGGCCTGGAAGAGGTCTCTTGGTTGGGAGCGGTCTCCCTTCCATCCATGCAGGGATCGCGCCAGCCACGCCACTCAAAGAACAAGTAACACTTCtatgagaccaaaaaaaaaaaaaaatctagcttgGGCACAGAGCAAGGTTGGGCTGTTTCGCAGTCTCCTGTGCGTCGTGCGGCTGCTGGAAAAATAGCTCACATCAGATTGTGCTGCAGAAGCAGCAGGCGACGGGTTTCCCAGAAAGAAGGTCCCACCTTGACGGCTTGTCTTCTGTTTCGCTCCCAGGTTGCTCGTTAACCGAAGAGACCTTCTTGCTGAACTGCCCCAGACATAAGGTGGGTGCGCAAAAGTGTatggaaagaagggggggggaataactggCCCAAGGGCACTCACTCAGAACGGCTGCAAGAGGGGTTGCCTCAGACGGACACACCTCAAGCAGTAGCCGGTGTGGAAACCATctggggcaaaaaaagagaatgagTGCCAATCTTCTGGGAAGTAGCCAGTTTTGGAACGTCAGATGGTTCTCTTTAACGAGAGggagggcgagagagagagagaatggtttctAACCCTCCGCATTGCAAAGACTGGGTTTGGAAAGAAAACGCTTTCCAGTAGCTTGGAAAACTTGCTCTTTCTCTGGACTCTAGCGAGCTCTTCTGTGCGGGGAGCGGTTCCGAACGTCGCTGTCCAACATTTTCTCAGTTTTGGATGGACAGTTGAAATCCCGGAGGTTGGAGGAAAGACTGAGCAGAATTTCCAGCGTTCAAGATGTTGCGGGAGCGGCTTCGTTCTGTACCCAAACTGCGCTGTTTGGAACAGAGTCTTGTCTGCGTTTGATCAAGGGGaggttccactgaattcagtggtgcTTGTTGCCTAGAAGGTGGGCACAGGGTGGCAGCCGGCGGGATTTCCGTTTTCTTTTGCACCGAAGAGTTTTGATTCTCACAGAGAGagggcctctgtgtgtgtgtgtgtgtgtggatatttGAATATGCAGGCATAAATGTGCAGGAACTCATCTCTCCAAACAGCAGGCAAGCTTGGCAGGAGAAGCGATACAGCTGTCTCCTCCATCCAAGCAATTTGAGGAGCCACCTGGCCAGGCCAGGTGCCAACAATGGGCATCCGTGTCAGTCCCCCTTCTTTCGTCCATCCCGGCAGTTTCTCTGAGATGACTCTCCGGTCTGGAGTGTCAAAAGAAGGAGAGCTGTGTTAGCAAAACAGCGTCGCCACCTCCCTCGCAGATTTATCGCAGTTAACCAGATCTCACAGATGATCATTCTCTTCCTTAGATGCATGTAGTAGGGCATCATGGCTTCTTACATGTTGCAAGAGATAGGATCGAAGCAAAATCAGATGCCCCCCAAAAATGGCAGTTGTTTTATTGACTTTGTgtaaccaaaaaaaaccccaatcagTGAGCAGAAACgttttggaaataattaatttccaGTGAACGTATGCTCTATTGTTGCATCCCGGACTTCAGAGAATCCACCAGAGCTaatgtgaaataatttttttagtcTCTACAGTGCTACAGAGCAGACAGTAAAGGTttccattgtttgtttttaaataaaacgcCAGAAGcctttgcattttgcatttttccattttccatttaaaCCCTTGAGATTTGGCCGCAGCACAAAGGTTGTCTGCCCCAGATAGAAAAATATTCTGTATGAAATCTCTGGGTGTGTGGGTGTTGTTGTTCAAAACACACTTTTGTGAATGTTTTTCACCACCAAGGCGAGACACACACTATGGATTATGCCAACAGGGGAGAACTTTTTAATCTATTACATTCGCCTGCAAAAGTGACACCAGTAAAGACCGACATCCATATTCTGTACCTTGAAAAGCCCATCCTCCACCAGAGGCCAGATTATTTTGGCTTGTGGTCTGGGAGGCACCTTGCGCCATCCCGGGCGGTGCTCAGCAGGCACAGTGCCACTCCTCCCTCTCGGGAACATGTTTCCAGGCCCAGTTCTGGGAACCCATTCCCCAAGCCCTCAttctttcaaccccccccccttgagtcTGCAGCACGAGATCATCTCCTTTCTGGGTCCACAacctccagaatcccccaaccggCGTGGCTGATGAGAGGTGTTGTCCCCAACAAGGGAAAGCTTCCCATGTCTTGCTTTgtccccttctgtgccctgcagGAGAGGGCCTTGTGGGGCTGGGGAAGGGGGTTAAGCCTCATGGAGAGGTGGAGGCCACCCTACCTTCCAGGCGAATACAGTCCTCCACCCGCCACCCCCGCCCCACCTCACGTCTGTTCTCCTTGTCGTCCCTCCTGCCAAGGAAACTGGAGTCGAGGGTCTTTGTCTTGCCTCGGTGGCCCTGACCGGACCTCTCCGATATAATTGAATCACCATGGCGGtcacttcctcctcttccatcCGCCACACCAGTTGCGGTGCACACCTGGTTATTGGCAATATAAAACAGAtgcggaggagagggagggagggagggagacccacGGAGATCCAGATGGAGAGCTGGGGGCCGGATTGATCTGCGTTCCTGAAGAGCGCGGAGCGCGGGAGAGGCTGGCGTGTCACTTTGTCATCCCAGCCAGGGAGCAGATGCTATACGGCTGCCTGGCTTCGGAGATCCACGGCAGCCCCAGCCCGTGCGTTGACCGCACTCATTCCCCTCGAGATTCCGTGGACTTGTGCAAAACGGATCGGCCAAAATAGATAGATTTCAAATCATGTTTTTCGGTGGTTCGCCAGGGCTGAGCCTGGGGTGGCACAGTAACCAGGGCATTGCCCCAGGGCAGAAACACGGAGTGGGCACAGAAATCTAAAGGTGGATTTAACCGTGACATGATTTATTTTGCAGTGGATCTGTTCCCTTTCTTCTTCCGAAgcgctatttcccccccccccctaatttCTTTCATGCCCGTGCGTCAAGACCAAGTAAGCAGTAGACGACACGGATGACTTAGACACCGAAATTACTGGTTGcggctctctcttcctctccctctcactCACCGCATGTGGTGCGTTTGAAAAATAaaccagtaaacaaaagcaaaagccagAGTATTCTGGCTGCTTTTGGAGCTGACAAACGTGTGCAAACACATCTATCATCTGTTCAGTAGGGAGCCAGGATTATCCGTGGCTTTCTACCTATGGCATACCCAGGTTTGTCCGTGCATCATGCCTAAGACCATAGCTCATTGGCTATGACAATCAGTTCAGTTTTTCCCGTTTTGCAGAGAGCTggccctctcccccctcccttccgaTTTTCTCTCTGTTCCTGCCTGGTGTGTTAGCAACATTTATACGTGTGTTTGCACAAACAGAACGGGGAAGGTGGGAAAGCGCCGGGCGGTGTCGGGGAAGAAAAGGCATGGGTGTGCGGCAAGCTCATGGGTGGTTGATGGGAGgccaaatggggggaaaaagggagaaGGCTAGGAAATACTCAGCGAGCTTCAAGGAAGCCCAAATCCTGGTTGCTATTGTCAAGTCAGTTGAGAAGCCAGCAGCCCtaaaggtatatatatattttttgctgccCTCTTGCGATGCATCAAGCACCAGCGATTCcttgaaaagacaggaaaggaaaggagggaaggcaaGAGAGGGCCATAAATGCATCTCTCTGCAGCCT includes:
- the RAI1 gene encoding retinoic acid-induced protein 1, which gives rise to MQSFRERCGFHGNQQNYQPTPSQDSSRLENYRHQSQAGPHCERQRLVAKEYYSQQQQQPPPPPPPPPPPLPYQGYGENSAVEKYHRGNKQLRGQPLPSRTASFPNYAIQENSPYPARYSGEESLPSWGSPPPPQQAPQTLPGGVAKYEENLMKKSAASSGSRPYHDPSPQLPFRTHSLHLPQPPPPPPPPPQSPLTYPKLPRPKLQNDVSPPVSFPQSVHFTQHSQSFPASSTYTSVQSGGQAAHSYKSCGAPSAPPPPPPPPHERTLGNSANLPSGQRVPSLHGYQPNRISYDQQQQQQQQQQQQQQQQQQQQQQTMQGRHHAQEALHYQNLAKYQHYNQPGQSYCQADGPVRTPDQYYQTFSPGSGHSPARSVGRSPSYSSTPSPLMPNLENFQYSQQSLSTGAFPASLADHSHFMPLLNPSPTDGASPDTQPPGNCKNLPKEKIAENLLSDLSLQSLTALTSQVENISNTVQQLLLSKSTGMQQKKSLKTSPRTPEQLKGQHCSPEGNNYSAEQAGTPHSDALGTPQSVHAETQDAEYLSGSEDQLERGFLYCNQSRSPARVNSNSKAKPESVSTCSVTSPDDMSTKSDDSFQNIHTSLPLDTFTKFVANDRDCPRLLLGALSQEQLASEIIGLQDAINEKADKGWANSPASNKDPKKPSFHLENHRACLDSVVKNPWTNQGDANPLAESLKVDKALGGNNEKNFTEEVYDSSQVAFTTAETKGSLKTTGSVSYNSKPNISVATSSSEATSFSCYSNATANSVGSENAMENFDWPDENLSDTWKELGSSLQASDLSKSLFSSKLSETSEEKKNVCCLSLCETEELAGAEQMEGFEQQQQQQQQPDKRDNVTYDEATRADSERWLEDTARHSCSGEDFSELPMMSSPDLKESDLEPEEYSSLCELAGSEPKSMTYDAFTPKPAENAPALSFQDTPGSAEETAHPVEKESTGSFRLSDPSVILLGPTVGTETKVKSWFESSLPHLKPTEEIAGEGNAFPDKAEAPAALPAKRQVSPEKMPIVSEPTSRGKSLRSKKVYCRLSGGEEPIQPISSPCTGIQAAGMVANMCAGPNNLMEMPSKNPHGQTPRFPAEGLPARMCTRSLTALTEPRMLDPLEGAKASTPQDKLRKKPVCVLKQRAAFKSRKPGGKPSPKPSHPAPPGLSTLAPIEDPLGHKIKEADSVEAEVKDQQSMILRSRTRTQEVLYTKRRREKNMVDTEVKNSKLPRNAFPNNHLPGSFKIGSQSKSEKDSKLGKRVKLSKTRPDLGSRMPEPSLHALKRKSAFIPPVPAKKRNLVLRSTSHSSSTSSMKDEKPEVSPGLFKRMPLSAQKAKVKPLTKNSCEALLKAAQVKENPGSVCLKITSRAAFQGTVKTKVLPPRKGRGLKLEAIVQKITSPNLKKFACKTPAVALASAVLTTATTSHSNPLSPSLPEREQTAKNAGVTPAAVGEARPLNQALSQKAPAAPAAEQLCRNPNNRSFRGKLMNSKKLSSNCFKGEAYSSPEALQHGSDGMAASGIALLPKKRNRKGKAAAFRGAKNSLETCPHLSPTTTLLLASREKSAAAVATAAGDSGKGEEGQREGKKPKGEDKGFGNAENSERRPSQAQTRGHKQRANHSNYNGYTKRQRKHLSRRKAQGVPSRCKSRSKRRHMQQAPLLSPAEPEIRLKYVSCKRLRTDSRAPPFAPYVWMEKQGEFVTTCTVVNFPAEEARLHSEQCSSSLSAQTGHFGATCLQPRAILPLSSTMHLGPVVSKALNATCLVCCLCRNPANYKDQGDLCGPYYPEDCLPKKKSRLKEKIKVEGMGEEPPSPAPAERLFKATDNNCATGALGGKPPRLDGGAESAKQSALRSSSRGMFRKLQSCYCCDERTEGEEAAAAAAAATAEKPRRHECGKFESPAADPVGDTQEHWVHEACAIWTSGVYLVAGKLYGLQEAIKMAADVRCSSCQQIGATVSCCHKGCGQTFHYTCAVDTGCSLTEETFLLNCPRHKKQQPSSSS